One genomic window of Hydra vulgaris chromosome 03, alternate assembly HydraT2T_AEP includes the following:
- the LOC100199630 gene encoding low choriolytic enzyme produces MKTFFFFCFVGHVASSWVKEMENSNLHEGDMVLTPEDVKSNGYASIIGGRWPNNIVPYDLRRMSSSNHVYVLRAIDEYHKHTCLKFVKRTNEDAYLSFFPGGGCSSLVGYVRGRVNEVSLAGGCLQLGTVLHEIGHSIGLYHEQSRPDRDEHVNIIWNNIASNMRYNFDKFDRNTINSLGFPYDYHSMMHYDETAFGNGRVTITTKDPSKQKIIGRAQGFSTMDIQQINAMYNCKGGGNPPTAPPTAGPTISPTVQCKVSEDLDDRCVGWANTGYCKSTDRNYLEIMKRKCCKSCQDTCNDKDSNCQRWAQSGECQKNPNWMLHNCSKSCFKCN; encoded by the exons atgaagacgtttttctttttttgttttgttggcCATGTGGCTTCAAGTTGGGTTAAAGAAATGGAAA atagcAATCTGCATGAAGGAGACATGGTTTTGACTCCTGAGGATGTGAAATCAAACGGTTATGCTAGTATTATTGGAGGACGATGGCCCAACAACATTGTTCCTTACGATCTTCGAAGAATGA gtTCATCAAATCATGTCTATGTTTTAAGAGCAATTGACGAGTATCATAAACACACGTGTCTCAAGTTTGTAAAAAGGACAAACGAAGATGCTTATCTAAGCTTCTTTCCTGGTGGAGG TTGTTCCTCACTAGTCGGTTATGTGCGAGGAAGAGTTAATGAGGTTTCATTAGCTGGTGGTTGCTTGCAACTTGGAACAGTATTGCACGAAATTGGTCACAGTATAg gttTGTATCACGAGCAAAGCAGACCAGATCGTGATGAACATGTTAATATTATATGGAACAACATTGCATCAA acATGAGGTATAACTTCGACAAATTTGATCGCAATACAATCAACAGCTTGGGATTTCCTTATGACTATCATTCAATGATGCACTACGATGAAACAGCATTTGGTAATGGTCGAGTAACAATTACAACTAAAGATCCAAGCAAACAAAAGATTATTGGCAGAGCACAAGGATTTAGCACTATGGACATACAACAAATTAATGCTATGTACAACTGCAAGGGAG GTGGTAATCCACCTACAGCTCCGCCAACTGCAGGACCAACTATATCTCCAACAGTTCAATGTAAGGTTAGCGAAGACTTAGATGATAGATGCGTAGGATGGGCCAATACAGGTTATTGCAAGTCAACTGATcgaaattatttggaaattatgaaaagaaaatgCTGCAAATCTTGTCaag acACATGCAATGATAAAGATTCAAATTGTCAAAGATGGGCCCAGTCTGGTGAATGTCAAAAAAATCCAAACTGGATGCTTCATAATTGTtcaaaatcttgttttaaatgtaattaa
- the LOC136077867 gene encoding uncharacterized protein LOC136077867 produces MSFVWKHFKRETGNKDKARCDVDLSNRKCSAVLNCAVGSTKGLIEHLKRIHQIFDPLKSGPTTSNQAQSSTSRTDNPPVKRQKLMTDFTRASFEETISKEVALNGLNFEQIVNSDIIAEHVKERFPKKNFSKNGSGVAKIVRGFHEDAKAKIKSWIQTHLAEGHFFSTTLDEWTSTAGRRFLNINLHYFENGVDKEINLSMVPIYGSATALNIKKTIRSKIDGLWLGSRETHCWHFW; encoded by the exons atGTCTTTTGTGTGGAAGCACTTCAAAAGGGAAACAGGCAACAAAGATAAAGCACGCTGTGACGTAGACTTGAGCAATCGAAAGTGTAGTGCTGTTCTTAATTGTGCTGTAGGTTCAACGAAGGGTTTGATAGAGCATCTAAAGCGTATTCATCAGATATTTGATCCATTGAAATCTGGACCGACAACTAGCAACCAAGCTCAATCAAGCACAAGCAGAACTGACAACCCTCCAGTAAAGAGGCAAAAGCTGATGACAGATTTTACTAGAGCATCGTTTGAGGAAACCATTTCTAAAGAAGTTGCTTTAAATGGATTGAACTTCGAACAGATCGTCAACTCAGATATAATAGCAGAGCATGTGAAAGAGAGGTTTCCAAAGAAAAACTTCTCAAAGAATGGATCTGGTGTTGCAAAGATTGTTCGAGGTTTTCATGAAGACGCCAAGGCTAAAATAAAATCGTGGATTCAAACTCATCTAGCTGAAGGACATTTCTTTTCAACAACCCTTGATGAATGGACTTCTACTGCAGGGCGACGTTTCTTGAACATTAATcttcattattttgaaaatggtgTTGATAAAGAAATCAATTTGAGCATGGTTCCAATTTATGGAAGTGCAACTGCtcttaacatcaaaaaaacta ttcGAAGCAAGATTGATGGACTTTGGCTTGGATCCAGAGAAACACATTGTTGGCACTTCTGGTGA